The sequence below is a genomic window from Dyadobacter chenwenxiniae.
TATGCAAGCGAGACGCTTGCGAAAAGGCCGGAATTCAAGGAAAAATACGGGAACTACATCAATGGTAAATTCGTAGAGCCGGTAAAAGGCGAGTATTTTGAAAACGTTTCGCCCATCGACGGTCAGGTTTTTACCAAGGCTGCACGCTCTACCAAGGAGGATATTGAACTGGCTCTGGATGCCGCTCATCATGCATTTCCTTCATGGAGCAAGACAGCAGCCAGTCAGCGCAGCAACCTGCTTTTGAAGATTGCCCAGGTCATTGAAGATAATCTTGATTACCTGGCTATTGTTGAAACCATCGACAATGGTAAGGCAATCCGCGAAACGCGCGCGGCCGATCTACCACTATGCGTGGACCATTTCCGGTATTTTGCCGGCGTGATCCGGGCAGAAGAGGGCAGTGTTTCCGAGCATGACGAAAATACGGTTTGTATCAATTTACATGAGCCGCTGGGCGTTGTAGCGCAAATAATTCCCTGGAACTTCCCGCTGCTGATGGCCACCTGGAAAATTGCCCCTGCGCTTGCTGCCGGATGCTGCGTGGTAGTGAAGCCGGCAGAGCAAACGCCGACTTCAATCATGATACTTATGGAGCTGATCGGGGACATTCTGCCTGCTGGTGTTTTAAATATTGTTTCAGGTTTTGGTGTGGAAGCTGGAAAGCCTCTGGCATCGTCCCCTCGCGTTGCGAAAGTTGCCTTTACCGGGGAAACTACTACTGGCAGGCTCATTATGCAATATGCATCCGATAATCTGATTCCGGTTACCATGGAACTTGGCGGCAAATCGCCAAACATTTTCTTCCCCTCTGTGGCGGACGAGGATGATGCGTTCTTCGATAAAGCAATCGAAGGTGCAGTGCTATTTGCACTCAATCAAGGTGAAGTCTGCACATGTCCATCACGTATTTTGGTGCACGAAAGTATTTATGACAAATTCATGACGCGTGTCATTGAGCGGACAAATGCAATCAAAATGGGCCATCCACTCGACAGCACCACCATGATGGGGGCGCAGGCTTCCAATGATCAGTACGAAAAAATACTTTCTTATTTGAAGATAGGCAAAGAAGAAGGCGCCGAAGTGCTTGCCGGCGGCGATGCGCAAACATTTGAAAACGGCATTTCGGGTGGTTACTACATTAAGCCTACAATTTTCAAGGGTCATAATAAAATGCGGGTCTTCCAGGAAGAAATCTTCGGTCCGGTCGTGTGTGT
It includes:
- a CDS encoding aldehyde dehydrogenase family protein; translation: MDTTTDNPRTQSESYASETLAKRPEFKEKYGNYINGKFVEPVKGEYFENVSPIDGQVFTKAARSTKEDIELALDAAHHAFPSWSKTAASQRSNLLLKIAQVIEDNLDYLAIVETIDNGKAIRETRAADLPLCVDHFRYFAGVIRAEEGSVSEHDENTVCINLHEPLGVVAQIIPWNFPLLMATWKIAPALAAGCCVVVKPAEQTPTSIMILMELIGDILPAGVLNIVSGFGVEAGKPLASSPRVAKVAFTGETTTGRLIMQYASDNLIPVTMELGGKSPNIFFPSVADEDDAFFDKAIEGAVLFALNQGEVCTCPSRILVHESIYDKFMTRVIERTNAIKMGHPLDSTTMMGAQASNDQYEKILSYLKIGKEEGAEVLAGGDAQTFENGISGGYYIKPTIFKGHNKMRVFQEEIFGPVVCVTTFKTTEEAISIANDTLYGLGAGVWTRDAHEIYQVPRAIQAGRVWVNNYHAYPAHAPFGGYKKSGFGRENHKMMLGYYRQTKNMLISYDKNKLGFF